A window of Aquipuribacter sp. SD81 contains these coding sequences:
- the purE gene encoding 5-(carboxyamino)imidazole ribonucleotide mutase, with the protein MGSDSDWSVMEAASQALTELDVPHEVDVVSAHRMPHDMVAWGAEAAGRGLRVVVAGAGGAAHLPGMLASVTPLPVVGVPVPLRHLDGLDSLLSIVQMPAGVPVATVGVGAARNAGLLAARILAAGEGEHAADLRRRLEEHAAGLRETAVRKGAALRDRLARGATEA; encoded by the coding sequence ATGGGCTCGGACTCCGACTGGTCGGTGATGGAGGCGGCGTCGCAGGCGCTCACCGAGCTCGACGTGCCGCACGAGGTCGACGTCGTGTCGGCCCACCGCATGCCGCACGACATGGTCGCGTGGGGCGCGGAGGCGGCCGGGCGCGGCCTGCGGGTCGTGGTCGCGGGCGCCGGCGGCGCCGCGCACCTGCCGGGCATGCTCGCCTCCGTCACGCCGCTGCCCGTGGTGGGGGTCCCGGTGCCGCTGCGCCACCTCGACGGGCTGGACTCGCTGCTGTCGATCGTGCAGATGCCGGCGGGGGTGCCGGTCGCGACGGTCGGCGTCGGCGCCGCCCGGAACGCCGGGCTGCTGGCCGCGCGCATCCTCGCCGCGGGCGAGGGCGAGCACGCGGCGGACCTCCGCCGCCGGCTCGAGGAGCACGCCGCGGGCCTGCGAGAGACCGCCGTCCGCAAGGGCGCCGCGCTCCGGGACCGCCTCGCCCGCGGCGCGACCGAGGCCTAG